A genomic region of Venturia canescens isolate UGA chromosome 9, ASM1945775v1, whole genome shotgun sequence contains the following coding sequences:
- the LOC122416230 gene encoding uncharacterized protein produces the protein MTYAVSLTLIIPILYNTTAIFFFTIGYRQFYDAGSDEEEALAEATRAVEETDLERQTALYQPLHEEGVGEEPRASTSAAPAETIPQHFTIYRPFYDAVSDEEEEALAETTRAAEEADLEHQTALYHVYKSYWRGFFSEPQHEERVEEEPRASTSATSAEPVPLQPEFDDDEASTILNPSLMFSDRSDILAVYRHTRANDDDGAIAGPSYHHHRQQEDDDLVQPENQLGVYPLDAQQAEEERLNEERLEARRFGLWFQELMECDSGYSSADSSAVSLLAYRD, from the exons ATGACGTATGccgtctcgctcactctcatCATACCGATCCTTTA CAATACAacagctatttttttttttaccataggctatcggcagttttacgatgcggggagtgacgaagaagaggctctcgctgaggCGACGAGAGCTGTGGAGGAAACGGATCTAGAGCGTCAAACAGCCCTCTACC AACCGTTGCACGAGGAGGGGGTAGGGGAAGAACCTAGAGCGAGCACCTCGGCAGCCCCGGCCGAGACGATACCGCAGCATTTTACCATATATCGGCCGTTTTACGACGCTGTgagtgacgaagaagaagaggctctcgctgagACGACGAGAGCTGCGGAGGAAGCGGATCTAGAGCATCAAACTGCCCTCTACCATGT ATATAAAAGCTACTGGCGCggttttttttcagaaccgcAGCATGAGGAGAGGGTCGAGGAAGAGCCTAGAGCGAGCACCTCGGCAACCTCGGCCGAGCCGGTACCGCTGCAGCCCGAATTTGATGACGACGAGGCGTCGACTATTCTCAACCCCTCCTTGATGTTTAGCGATCGGTCTGATATACTGG CTGTGTACCGGCACACCAGAGCTAACGATGACGACGGAGCGATAGCGGGTCCATCGTATCACCACCATCGTCAGCAGGAAGATGATGACCTCGTACAACCCGAGAATCAGCTGGGGGTGTATCCGCTGGACGCTCAACAGGCGGAGGAGGAGCGTCTAAACGAGGAGCGATTAGAAGCTAGACGCTTCGGCCTATGGTTTCAAGAGCTGATGGAGTGTGATTCag GGTACTCGTCAGCTGACTCGTCAGCTGTCTCGTTATTGGCGTACCGTGATTAG
- the LOC122416232 gene encoding uncharacterized protein has translation MRIGKLVFLDSLNYFHMPLSALPKSFGLKTALAKGSFPHLFNRPENQNYIGPMPPAADYSPDTMRPEERERFFAWYNELKNASYVFNFSNELITYCKNDVTILRQACVVFRKMFKDSGRVCPFSENTTIASACFQIFRKNFLKPNTIGIIPTGGYRWAHNQSKKAVSWLVWMEHSLNRRIIHAGRSREFKLPQNLLVDGYYETPDSAHVLQFHGCYWHGCLSCFTVNRDRVQSDGDTLNERLERTNAISQRIRSSGYTLTEIWECAYDRMIKTDLEMSAFVSDHPLVRAEPLNPRDAFFGGRTENMVTLYDVKDGEQIRYVDVCSLYPYICKYGKYPVGHPTVYVGDECRALTGPENNISLSRVVGLVKCTVLPPQNLYHPVLPVRMHQRLLFGLCRSCCETMNQDACPHEDPAERVFSGTWVVDELRKAIACGYKILTVSEIWQYKITQYNRDTQKGGLFTGYINTFLKIKQEASGWPEGYADDEAAQERYITAFKTAEGVQLERGAVAKNPGLRSVAKLCLNSFWGKFGQRENLPQTEIVSTREKLMELLNSPEHEITGMLPVNNQVLYVNYTKTSDAVIPSNIANTVIAAYTTAQARLKLYTYLEPLGKRALYCDTDSVIYVTRKEPGEYEPPTGQLLGDLTDELSSYGEGSYIKSFISGGPKFYSFIVNTPSGAESEVCKVKGITLNYANSSLINYESIRSFIIGERENPVVLQFDSIRRTPFHQVVTRPEKKSCMPLSVKRRRDGEYGSLPYGYK, from the coding sequence atgcgCATTGGCAAACTCGTGTTTCTCGACAGCTTGAACTACTTTCACATGCCTCTGAGTGCACTGCCTAAATCTTTCGGTCTAAAAACTGCTCTCGCCAAAGGATCTTTTCCGCATCTGTTCAATAGGCCCGAgaatcaaaattatattgGGCCGATGCCGCCTGCGGCCGATTACTCTCCCGACACTATGCGCCCGGAGGAACGCGAGCGTTTTTTTGCATGGTATAACGAGTTAAAGAATGCCTCTTAtgtatttaacttttcaaacgaGCTCATAACCTATTGTAAAAACGACGTTACGATATTGAGACAGGCCTGTGTGGTTTTCCGGAAAATGTTCAAGGACAGCGGACGCGTTTGCCCGTTTAGCGAAAACACAACAATCGCGTCCGCCTGCtttcaaatctttcgaaaaaattttttaaaacctaaCACGATCGGTATTATACCTACGGGCGGTTACAGATGGGCTCACAATCAGTCAAAAAAAGCGGTCTCTTGGCTCGTGTGGATGGAGCATTCTTTAAATCGTCGTATCATTCACGCAGGACGCTCGCGCGAGTTTAAAttgcctcaaaatttattagtagACGGTTACTACGAAACACCTGATTCAGCCCACGTGTTACAGTTTCACGGTTGCTATTGGCACGGGTGTTTGAGCTGTTTCACTGTAAACAGAGACCGTGTACAAAGCGATGGTGATACACTGAACGAGCGTCTCGAGAGAACAAACGCTATATCGCAGAGAATCCGCTCAAGCGGCTACACGTTAACCGAGATTTGGGAGTGCGCGTATGACCGGATGATAAAAACAGATTTAGAGATGAGCGCTTTTGTGAGTGATCACCCTCTGGTTCGAGCGGAGCCTCTCAATCCGCGCGATGCTTTTTTCGGTGGTCGCACGGAAAACATGGTCACTCTGTACGACGTGAAAGACGGGGAGCAGATACGATATGTTGACGTTTGCTCTTTGTACCCATACATCTGCAAGTACGGCAAATATCCGGTGGGTCATCCAACGGTATACGTCGGCGACGAGTGCAGGGCGCTGACAGGTCCCGAAAATAATATCAGTCTTTCCCGCGTCGTGGGCCTTGTTAAATGCACAGTGCTTCCACCGCAAAATCTTTATCATCCGGTGCTGCCGGTGCGAATGCATCAGCGCCTGTTATTCGGGTTATGTCGTAGCTGCTGCGAAACAATGAACCAGGACGCGTGTCCTCATGAAGACCCCGCGGAGCGTGTGTTTAGCGGTACTTGGGTAGTGGATGAATTGCGAAAAGCTATTGCGTGCgggtataaaatattaaccGTGAGCGAGATTTGGCAGTATAAGATAACGCAGTACAACCGCGATACACAGAAGGGGGGCCTTTTCACCGGGTACATAAACACTTTTcttaaaatcaaacaagagGCTAGCGGTTGGCCCGAGGGTTATGCAGATGACGAGGCGGCCCAAGAGCGTTATATAACTGCTTTTAAGACAGCCGAAGGGGTTCAGCTGGAGCGGGGTGCGGTAGCGAAAAACCCGGGGCTGCGCTCGGTAGCCAAACTTTGTCTTAACTCCTTTTGGGGTAAATTTGGACAACGCGAAAATTTACCGCAAACAGAAATAGTATCGACACGCGAAAAACTTATGGAGCTGCTAAATAGCCCCGAGCACGAGATCACTGGTATGCTACCTGTTAACAACCAGGTGCTGTATGTTAATTATACGAAAACCAGTGATGCTGTAATACCGTCTAATATAGCAAATACTGTCATAGCTGCATACACCACAGCCCAAGCCCGTTTAAAACTTTACACCTATCTCGAACCGCTGGGTAAGCGTGCTCTGTACTGCGACACCGATTCCGTTATTTATGTCACGAGAAAAGAGCCTGGAGAGTATGAACCGCCAACGGGTCAATTGCTAGGGGATTTAACCGACGAGCTAAGCTCTTACGGCGAGGGCAGTTACATTAAGTCTTTCATCTCAGGCGGccctaaattttattctttcatagtTAATACGCCGAGCGGCGCGGAAAGCGAGGTTTGCAAGGTTAAAGGCATAACGCTGAATTACGCAAACAGCTCGCTGATAAATTACGAATCAATACGGTCATTTATAAtaggtgagagagaaaatcctGTTGTACTACAGTTTGATTCAATACGTCGTACGCCGTTCCACCAGGTTGTCACACGACCCGAAAAGAAATCGTGCATGCCTCTGAGCGTCAAGCGAAGACGTGATGGCGAATACGGCTCGCTCCCTTACGGCTACAAGTAA